The genomic DNA TTAGTCAAGCAAGGGAGTTACGGAAGGGGCGGTCAGCGCCGCTGTTGAGAAACGAccgagatgaagaagacgaggaacggctgctggtggtggaagacGAGGGGAGCTTGGAAGCAAACGACCTCCCCCCAAGAGAGGAAAAACTCTCCCTCGCGGAGACGGCCTGGTTGAGCATGGAGTTCTGCATGCTTTGGTTTTTTGCGAATTATTTCGCCTCGGCGTGTCTGGAGTACACGTCTGTCGGGAGCGTCACTATTCTCACGTCGACGAGCAGTATATGGACTTTGATCTTGGGAGCTCTtaagggggtggagggtttCACGGTCCGGAAGCTggttggggtgttggcgagcttggtgggggtgatCTTGATCAGTTCGGTGGATTTGTCGGGGGCGAATGATGATGGCAGGGGGAGTTTTCCGCACAAGTCAACGTGGGAGATCGCGGTGGGGGATTCGATGGCGCTGTTCAGTGCGGTGGTGTATGGGATTTATGTCACGGTTATGAAGCTGAGGGTGGGGaatgaggagagggtgaataTGGGCTTGTTTTttggcttggtgggcttgtttaatgttgtttttttgtggCCGGGGTTTTTTATACTGCATTTCACCGGGTTGGAGCCGGTGagtacttcttcttcttctatTCTGTTTGGTGaagttgtggttggtgagggaggggatgctGACCATGTGAAACAAACAGTTTGAGTGGCCGCCTACGGGGACGGTGTGGGCGATTATTATGTTGAATTCGGTGGCGAGCTTTTTTAGTGATATTATCTGGGCGTATGCCATGTTGTTGACGACGCCGTTGATTGTGACGGTGGGGTTGTCGTTGAACATCCCCGTGTCACTTGTCGGGGAGATGATTCAGTACTCGCAGTACTCGAGTTGGTTGTATTGGGTCGGGGCGGGGATTGTGGTGCTGTCGTTTGTGTTTGTTACGCACGAGAgccaggagggaggggaggggaataaGGAACAGGAGCGGACGGGAGTATAGGGTGTTTGATGTAGGGATATGTGTTACATATTCTGGGGGCTATCATCAATCGTGTATTTTGTTCGAGCATCACCAGGGCGTTTTGCATCACATAGGGCGAGCGAAGAAGTGGTGGACAATGATGTGTATAATTCACAATCACCAACAGTAAACAGTTCCGGGATGGTGCAAGTAGATGAGGCTTCAGTTCGTTCCCCAACGGCGCGCCCAACGGTCTGGAACCGACCGATCAGCGGGTATTTGCTTGGTGCACGGATCGCTTACCGGCAGTGGAACGTCTCAAGTCCGTGATCCGATTGGGGCCACTCAGCGGGACTTGTGCATTTTCTCCTCAGCAAATTGAAGACTAGCATTTGATGTCGAGGGTTCCTATTGcggaaggggaaaaaaacaagaaaacaatAACTCGATGGCGGTGTCCCCGAGGGAAAATCAACAATCACCTGCCAGGTTCACGCCAGTCAATATTGGATGCGGGGTTGCGGTTAGAGGCTTGGGACGAGGCAAGGCGTCATGGTTGCCACCTGCTTCCATGCATGGCATAATCAGGGAGACCCTGGTGGGTTATTGTCTCGATGATCGAGAGGTGAGTGTTGGGAGTGACATTGCAGCAGCTTATGTGGTGTTTTCATccttgtctgtctgtctgtctgtctgttgaTAGAGTTTCATTTTCCACCTTCCAcatccttctttttctccccGCATACTTCTTCCGTGCAAGGCAGCCTCGAGTTGttgtgtgtgcgtgtgtgtgtctgttgttggtgaggcgGTCATCCGGGCGTTGCTTctgtgtgtgagtgtgtgaTCAGGCTTGCTTGCTTCTTTCCTCATTttttcaacaaccaccacgtcTGGGCGGAGGGAGGTCACCGGTTTGCAGGGGTCAAACGGACAGCCTTCTTTCTTATCTGTAAGACTACCTGCCTTCTCTTGTTTCTTGCGGCCGTTAACAATCTACAGTTTTGCAAAGTACGGATAttgctctctcttttttgtTTCGGCCGGTATTTGGCGGTATTATCATTCCTCGACGCAACCGGCGGAATCCAACAGTTTGATCAAGGGCTTCAAACGGTCAAAGGCTCTtccctaccttacctacgACAGCGACGCCGCCACTTGGAGCATACCTACGTGGTATATTAACCTTCAATCGTTGGCATCATCTTTTCCTAAGGCCTACCTAGCCCCTGTCCCGCCTTCAACATCAGAGACATCTTTTCCAACGGCCTCGGGCGTTCGCATCACCGCTTCAACATTTCTCAACTTACACCTCTGAATAATCGTCGACATGGCACCAGacacatcccccaccaccagcacctctcccctcccccacctaGGCAACAGCATCAACGCCGCCACCCGAACCCAGCACACCAAACTCAACAagtccatcctcctccgcctgcCCCTTTCTGTCCCGCCCGTAGCATACAACCCAACAGCTTacctcaccggcctcctccacatgGCCCCAATCTACATCGCCTTCGAGTCAGCATGGGACAAGATCCTCGCTTCCCACGACGCCGCCCTTGACCACCCTTCTagctccctcctcgtcctcccgGAAAACCaaacccttccccctttcccgtTTGGCACCACGGCAGACCCGATCGGAGATGAAAAGTGCGAGAGGGTTCATGCAGTATTGCATCACTTGAAGATTTCGGGGATGGCACGGAGCGGGAGTCTAAAGAGGGATATCAGAGCCATGTCGGGGTGGGATGAGACAGAAGTGGAGGAGATGCTGGAACAAGTCAAAAACACGGGGAGACTGGGAGAATTTGTCCGCCACATCCACGCCAACATAGCCAGACAGCCCGAGGTGGTGATCGCCTATGCTTGGGTGCTCTACATG from Podospora pseudoanserina strain CBS 124.78 chromosome 2, whole genome shotgun sequence includes the following:
- a CDS encoding hypothetical protein (COG:E; COG:G; EggNog:ENOG503NXNP; BUSCO:EOG09263M8W), with the translated sequence MAPPEPLLPAALAPPDHHHHTHHRPSGDFGRSNKHDTTDDEEDDISPRSSFSDRRRSQHYGARVMLGGMSADHSPASAGRLSPHTEQTQKSRLLGGVARKTLGICLLLVVVFFWTVSNFLASYIFSDGTYSKPFFLVYVNTSMFAISLVPMTGKYIIQNGWRTTLSQARELRKGRSAPLLRNDRDEEDEERLLVVEDEGSLEANDLPPREEKLSLAETAWLSMEFCMLWFFANYFASACLEYTSVGSVTILTSTSSIWTLILGALKGVEGFTVRKLVGVLASLVGVILISSVDLSGANDDGRGSFPHKSTWEIAVGDSMALFSAVVYGIYVTVMKLRVGNEERVNMGLFFGLVGLFNVVFLWPGFFILHFTGLEPFEWPPTGTVWAIIMLNSVASFFSDIIWAYAMLLTTPLIVTVGLSLNIPVSLVGEMIQYSQYSSWLYWVGAGIVVLSFVFVTHESQEGGEGNKEQERTGV